The Candidatus Neomarinimicrobiota bacterium genome includes a region encoding these proteins:
- a CDS encoding TlpA family protein disulfide reductase, whose protein sequence is MRVRHIILLLACFSLTYAQLEVGQMVSTFYLPRLEGGSFYLSRVVGAKAQPDDRTPVVLSFFQTTCIPCKAEIAELEKLQEEFPDIKIFLVDLNEDDQLVAAYVKEFGTKLEMLLDRYGVVGKKYGVVDENDVVLLPNCYLIATDGSVYYHHTNFKPGDEAIYSEKFAELAKQLEKERAARAAELAKEEEKVEVKEESAAVLEIGQPAPTFFLPRLVGGSFYLSRVVGPRVKPDDRMAVVVSFFQTTCIPCKAEIAELEKLQEEFPAIKIFLVDLNEDDQLVSEYIERFDLKLEMLMDRYGAVGKKYGVVNEKGVAVLPNSFIVAPDGTLYYHHTGFKPGDEEVYRKKFADLTSQ, encoded by the coding sequence ATGAGAGTCAGACATATTATTTTACTGCTAGCTTGTTTCTCGTTGACCTATGCCCAGCTTGAGGTTGGCCAGATGGTCTCCACCTTCTATCTGCCCCGGCTGGAAGGTGGGTCCTTCTATCTGAGCCGGGTAGTGGGGGCGAAGGCCCAGCCGGATGACCGCACGCCGGTAGTGTTGAGCTTCTTCCAGACTACCTGTATCCCCTGCAAGGCAGAGATCGCTGAACTGGAAAAGCTGCAGGAAGAATTCCCCGATATAAAAATTTTCCTGGTGGACCTGAACGAAGATGATCAGCTCGTCGCCGCTTATGTGAAGGAGTTTGGGACCAAACTCGAGATGCTTCTGGATCGCTACGGGGTTGTGGGGAAGAAATACGGGGTAGTCGATGAGAACGATGTGGTCCTTCTGCCCAACTGCTATCTCATAGCCACTGATGGCAGCGTATATTATCACCACACTAACTTCAAGCCAGGCGATGAAGCGATCTACAGCGAGAAGTTCGCCGAGCTCGCCAAGCAGCTGGAAAAGGAGCGCGCCGCGCGAGCTGCGGAGCTGGCGAAAGAAGAGGAAAAGGTAGAGGTTAAAGAGGAATCCGCTGCTGTTCTTGAGATTGGTCAGCCGGCCCCGACCTTTTTCCTGCCCCGGCTGGTGGGCGGCTCCTTTTACCTGAGCCGGGTAGTGGGACCGAGGGTCAAGCCGGATGACCGCATGGCGGTTGTGGTCAGCTTCTTCCAGACCACCTGTATTCCCTGCAAGGCGGAGATCGCCGAGCTGGAGAAACTACAGGAGGAATTTCCCGCAATAAAAATCTTCCTGGTGGACCTGAATGAAGACGACCAGCTCGTGTCCGAATACATCGAGAGATTTGACCTGAAACTCGAGATGTTGATGGATCGATATGGAGCTGTGGGCAAGAAATATGGGGTTGTGAACGAAAAGGGTGTCGCCGTCCTGCCCAACTCTTTCATCGTAGCCCCAGACGGGACCCTTTACTATCACCACACCGGCTTTAAGCCCGGTGATGAGGAGGTCTATAGGAAGAAATTCGCCGATCTTACCTCCCAATAG
- a CDS encoding T9SS type A sorting domain-containing protein → RGEGYWLYQQVQHNVDLMTGPGRNTALEGFDIVLQPGWNLIGSPYPSGVPIQLEQEYFWGPITYDGSKWVTSITTELAPWGGYAVYNRNQSASETVTLNAAPGGGLGKDLLAKAEETPPDGWLLQLEVVGRTYGDGLNSIGRLEGASEQLDYFDNPEPPYVAGFISLAMERPDWGANMPLMTSDIRSLEENDGVWDMDLHVKGEQGPITLSYELEGDLPPGNRIVLLDVLTREVHDLLATGEPLTITDYRERFPYHLNVIAGSADYVAYTTEEILASLPSDFALAQNYPNPFNPFTHLRYSLFRPAKVTLKIFNLLGREVVTLVDGWQDLGHYEVLWNGRDRFGIPVASGVYFAAYMAEGRIYTRKMVMMK, encoded by the coding sequence CCGGGGTGAGGGGTACTGGCTCTACCAGCAGGTGCAGCACAATGTGGACCTTATGACGGGTCCTGGCCGGAACACCGCTCTGGAGGGCTTCGACATTGTATTGCAGCCGGGCTGGAACCTCATCGGGAGCCCCTATCCTTCCGGGGTGCCTATTCAGCTGGAGCAGGAGTATTTCTGGGGGCCGATCACCTACGATGGCAGCAAGTGGGTAACGAGTATAACGACGGAGTTGGCCCCCTGGGGCGGCTATGCGGTTTATAACCGCAACCAGTCGGCCAGCGAGACCGTCACTCTGAACGCCGCGCCGGGCGGCGGATTGGGCAAGGACCTGCTGGCAAAGGCGGAGGAAACGCCTCCCGATGGCTGGCTGCTGCAGCTTGAAGTGGTTGGGAGGACCTACGGCGACGGTCTCAACAGTATCGGGCGGCTGGAAGGTGCCAGCGAGCAGTTAGACTACTTTGACAATCCCGAACCGCCCTATGTCGCCGGGTTCATCTCCCTGGCAATGGAGCGGCCCGATTGGGGCGCCAATATGCCCCTGATGACCTCGGACATCCGTTCCCTGGAGGAGAACGACGGTGTCTGGGATATGGACCTGCATGTGAAAGGCGAGCAGGGACCCATCACCCTGTCGTACGAGCTTGAAGGCGATCTGCCGCCGGGCAACCGGATCGTCCTACTGGACGTGCTCACCCGGGAGGTGCACGACCTCCTGGCGACGGGAGAACCGCTCACCATCACCGATTATCGGGAACGGTTCCCCTACCATCTGAATGTAATCGCCGGGTCAGCCGACTACGTGGCCTATACCACCGAAGAGATCCTGGCTTCATTGCCGTCCGATTTCGCGCTGGCGCAGAACTACCCCAACCCCTTCAACCCGTTCACCCACCTGCGCTACAGCCTTTTCCGGCCGGCCAAGGTGACCCTGAAGATCTTCAACCTTCTGGGGCGGGAAGTGGTGACGCTGGTTGACGGTTGGCAAGACCTGGGGCATTATGAGGTGCTGTGGAATGGCCGGGATCGGTTTGGCATCCCGGTCGCATCGGGGGTCTACTTCGCGGCCTACATGGCGGAGGGCAGGATCTACACCCGCAAGATGGTGATGATGAAGTAG